Proteins encoded within one genomic window of Panicum virgatum strain AP13 chromosome 1N, P.virgatum_v5, whole genome shotgun sequence:
- the LOC120655156 gene encoding uncharacterized protein LOC120655156, which translates to MAEPCNLPSHGLFLCRDESSNEQGGDPSASASFSGASSGSLCSSASNLSDDEASCPHGHPYEPSSASSSTLQLDDEGPVYELSLLLAQLPVRTGLSKYYQGKSQSFTSISDATCVQDLAKKISYSKRMKACKSYSAGLDMKQRSNNLPRPCNKVIAKRPSNGSAARVMSRTSNKSHSYSGGKPSTHQNKRDAQMHIGL; encoded by the exons ATGGCAGAGCCTTGCAATTTACCATCTCATGGGTTATTCTTATGTCGCGATGAGAGCTCCAATGAACAAGGTGGAGATCCCTCTGCATCTGCTTCCTTCTCAGGTGCCTCCAGCGGGTCCTTGTGCTCATCAGCTTCAAATCTGTCTGATGATGAAGCATCATGCCCACATGGTCATCCCTATGAGCCATCGTCAGCATCTTCGAGCACGTTGCAGCTGGATGACGAGGGTCCAGTGTACGAATTGTCCTTGCTGCTAGCCCAGCTTCCAGTCAG GACAGGGCTGTCCAAGTACTACCAAGGGAAGTCCCAATCATTCACATCAATATCTGATGCTACATGTGTTCAAGACCTTGCAAAGAAAATTTCATACAGTAAGAGGATGAAGGCATGTAAAAGTTATTCAGCAGGATTAGACATGAAGCAACGGTCAAACAACTTACCAAGGCCATGCAACAAGGTGATAGCAAAGAGGCCCTCAAATGGTTCAGCTGCGAGAGTAATGTCAAGAACTAGCAACAAAAGCCACTCGTATAGTGGTGGCAAACCATCTACACACCAGAACAAGAGAGATGCACAAATGCATATTGGTCTGTAA